A window from Aliamphritea hakodatensis encodes these proteins:
- a CDS encoding LOG family protein: protein MKVAVYCGSSMGNDEAYAEAACALGKYFAEQNISLVYGGGKVGLMGVVADAVLDNGGQVIGVIPTHLKHKEIGHPGLTELIEVSDMHARKAKMAELADAYVALPGGAGTMDEFFEIWTWAQLGHHQKPCALYNVNGFYDSLLTFIHSAKDAGFTRDAFAEMIIVATEPQQLLAAYERYESPAGKWN from the coding sequence ATGAAGGTAGCCGTATATTGCGGGTCCAGCATGGGCAATGATGAGGCATATGCTGAAGCGGCCTGTGCACTGGGTAAATACTTTGCTGAACAAAATATCTCGCTGGTCTATGGCGGCGGTAAAGTCGGTCTGATGGGGGTCGTTGCGGATGCCGTACTGGATAACGGCGGACAGGTCATCGGAGTTATCCCGACTCATCTGAAGCATAAAGAGATTGGCCATCCCGGGCTGACAGAGCTGATAGAAGTATCTGATATGCATGCCCGTAAAGCCAAAATGGCTGAGCTGGCGGATGCCTACGTAGCATTGCCCGGCGGGGCCGGTACCATGGATGAATTCTTCGAGATCTGGACATGGGCACAGCTGGGTCATCATCAGAAGCCCTGCGCGCTGTATAACGTCAATGGTTTTTATGACAGCCTGCTGACGTTTATCCACAGTGCAAAGGATGCCGGGTTTACCCGGGACGCCTTTGCAGAGATGATCATTGTGGCCACTGAACCTCAGCAGCTACTGGCGGCGTATGAGCGTTATGAGTCGCCGGCCGGAAAGTGGAACTGA